The nucleotide sequence TGTCATCCACATGCTTCTCCGTTGCTGGATCCAAGGCGCTAGTTGCCTCGTCTAGAATGAGAATGGAAGGATTGCCTGCGAGCGCACGAGCGATTTCAAGTCTTTGACGTTGTCCGCCGCTGAAGTTGCCGCCATTTTCAGATATTTGATGATCATACCCGCCACTGCGCTCTGTGATGCTGTCATGAATGGCCGCATCTTTCGCCGCGCGAATCAAGTCCACTTCTGAAACAGACGTGTCCCAGAATGACAAATTTTCTTTGATCGTTCCCTCGAACAATGCAATTTCCTGATCCACCACGGCCATCGAATGTCCGATAACTTCTCGAGGAATCGCGCTGCGTGGTGCCTCGTCGAACAAGATTTCACCAGACCAAGGCTCATAGATTCCGGCTACGAGCTTTGCGACAGTTGATTTACCACTGCCTGATCCACCGACCAATGCGACTCGTGCGCCAGGCTTAAGTGTAAGGGAGAAATTGTTAATGAGTGGCTCTTCAAGTTTGTTGTAGCCATAGGAAATGTCACGAAGCTCCATCGTACCTGAAAGCTTAGCGGATACGTGGGCAGGGTCGCTCGTATGCTCATTATGCGTATTTCTGTCGATGGGGTATTGAAGCACGTCGTCGAGTCGTTTCAGCCCGCCCTTTGCTTCTTGGAGACTGCCTCCAAGCTGAACTAATTGGTTTACCGGTTCGATGAAGCTCGTGGCTAAACTTTGGAAGGCGACAAGCATCCCGATCGTTAGCGCACCGTCCATGACTTTAAGTCCGCCAATCCCAAGAATAAGCACCGAGCTAATCCCAGCCAGTAAAGGCGGGACAGCAGACAGCAGCTGGTTGGATACGCTGAATTGTTGAATCGAGTTCAGTAATTTGCTCTGATAGCCAGACCACTTGGAGAAGAAGTCTGATTCTGAGCTGTTGGACTTTAACGTTTCGATGAGCTGCAAACCGTTCATCGATACGCCTGATAGCTTACCGGAATCTTGCAATAGCTTTTGATTCTGATCCTCGCGCTTACGAGAAATGTAGCGAAGAAAGGCGATGTTGAGAACGGCAGCAACTACAGCGACTAAGGTTAAGACGACGCTATATTGCAGCATCAAGATGAAGTAGAACAGGATGAGGAAGCAGTTGATGAGCGAAACGGTAAGATCTCCAGATAGCAATTGTGCGACGCGGTCGTTAATCATGACACGAGAAGCGACTTCACCGCTGTATCGTTGCGAGAAGAATTCGATCGGTAGCCGCAGGACGTGCCAGAAGAAGCGACTCGATGAACTAAGCGAGAACTTCATCTCTAGACGCAGTAGATAGTATCGCTGAAGCCAGGTGAGCAGTGTGCGCATGAGCGCAGTGATTCCCATCCCGAGCAATAGTGGAATGAGCCAGTCGGTCATGTGCCCGAGTAAAATATCATCAATGAAAATTTTTGTGAAGGTGGGAATGACTAATCCGGGAACAACGAGAAATAAGCCAGCTAGAACCGTGTAAGTGAGCGCTGGTTTAGAGCCCTTCAGTCTAGACATGATCGACTCTAGCATGCTAGGAGCGCTACCCCGTCTGACATATTCAGTAGTGGGCTCTAAAGTGATCGCTACACCTGTGAACGATTGATCGAATTCTTCCATACTGACGATTCGCGGTCCGGCTGCAGGGTCATTCAAATACACTTTGTCTTTGCGAAAACCTTCAAGGACGAGAAAATGGTTGAAGTTCCAATGGATAATCATTGGAAACTTCATCGTTTGCAGATCGCCTGGCTCTTTACGATAGCCTTTGGCGTTAAATCCATATTTGCGCGCAGCTTTCAACACGTTGCTCGCTTTGCTTCCATCGCGTGATACACCGCATTCGATGCGCAGTTCTTCGAGAGGAATGTAGCTCTTGTAGTAGGCAAGAACGATGGCTAGCGCTGCTGCGCCACATTCGACCGCTTCCATCTGGAGAATGGTCGGTGTTTTGACGCGTTTGTGCTGAGCTTTTTTTGGCTGTATTGTTGCGTCCAATGGTGAAACCGGGTTTGAGGACGTCATGGAATAGATTCACCTTCCGATCATTTGAACTGAGGAAGAATAGAAGCAATCGGACGTCGCTTGCTGACCGTGATTGATCCATTCACGAGCGTTCCGCTATTTACCGTTACTGGAGGACCATCGAGCGTCGACCATGCGTAGCCGCTGAAAGTGTTGCGGTCAGGCACGAGGTCGACACGCACCTCAAGCACGACACCCTGCATCGCCATCTGCTGGACGAGTCCTTCATTGCCAAGGGTGACCATCATCCCTTGAGCGGTAGCAGGAAATTCGGAGACTGAAATGACTCTACCAATCATGAAGCCATATTCTTCGCGATTAATAGAACTCGGGGATAGGTCCACATCCATGCCGGGCAGCAACTTTTTCCCTTGCTGAATCGGAACGTAGAGTACAGCCTCCAAATTTTTGGAATTGGTACCGATCGTCTCAACCGTCGCAATAGCAGACCCACTCTGGACAAATCCGCCTTTATTAATCTTCACTTCCTGGACGCGGCCAGAATAGAGACTAACGACTTTAGAAGTAAGTTCATATTGTTGCAACAGCTGCGAGTACGACACTTCATATGCTTTTAATTGCTGCTTGGCCTCGGCGTCCGTTGTAGCACTAAGTTTCAGCTCTGTGATCGCGGCTTTGGTCTGCTTGATCTGCTCCAGCAGCTGTGGCTGATCAATGCGTGCAATGACATCGCCCTTCGCCACAACATCGTGCTCTTTGACACGAATATCGGTGATAGACCCGCTTGAGGATGCGAACACCGATTGGAGCCCACCAGGTCGAATTAACACGCCTTGGCTGTTCAACTTCGTGGATAGACTTCCGAAAAATCCCCAATATAAACCGATAGCAATGAGTAACCCTAATCCGGTCAAGGCAAGCCATCCCCGTAAAGAAGTAACTCTGACAAGGGTATCGAGCTGCTCAGGAGAGGATAGTCGCTCTAACGCCACCTTGCGGAACACATTTTTGTTCATTAGCGAAGGCTCCTTCTCAATCTATATATTGAAACGTTCCGTTACGCACTTGCTTCATGACGATTGGAAATTGTTCAGTGCTACCGTCTGAGTTAAAGGAGCGAGGACCAGCAGTACCTGTCCAAGCCTCTTGACTGTGCAACTGATTGGCAATGTCTACGGGGAGACGTGAATGAGCACGTTCGATTGCGTCAACGAGCAAATGTAGACAGTCATAGCCTTGTGCAGCCCACTTCGTAGGCTCCACGCCATATTTTTGTATAAACTTTTCACGAAACGCTTGATTCACTTCAGACTCTCCGTCTGGACGATAGATTGAAGCGACTACAGATCCGTCAATCGACTTGCCTGCTGCAGCGAATGTTTCTGTATCTAGCCCATCCCCCCCAATTACAGGCAAAGTAACGTTAAGCTTGTGAAGGTCGCCGAGTACAGCGATACCGTCAGAAGCAATGCCGGCGAATACAAGGAGATCGGTCCCGAGCGCTTCCCATTTGTCTGCAATTCTCTTGAGATCCGCAAGATCCTTATAACCTGAAATTCGGTCTGTAATCTTCAGACCCGATTCCTTCGCTTTGTCTTCGAAGGCGTTCGCGAGGCCTCTACCATATTCATCATCCGTGTAATAGATCGCGATGTTGTTGAAGTGATTTTCTAGGGAGTAGAGGGCGAGCGAGCGACCCAATTCCGAGTCATCGGGAATGTTGCGAAAGATGAGCGGGCTATTGCTGCTAGTTAATTTGGGGGAAGTTGCTGCGGGTGCTAGCAATAGAAGTCCAGCATTCTCGTAGATTTGTGAAGAAGGAATCGTCACAGTGGAGCTACGATGACCGATGACTGCGCTGATGGAATGATCCTCTGCGAACGATTGTGCAATCGACATTCCTTCAGTTACAGAGTTGTGATCATCCTTCTGAATCAATTGGATCTTCGTACCGTCCCATATGCCTTGCTGATTGACTTCATCCAGTGCCATTTCAAGACCTTCGCGAAAGAAGTCATTGCGGGTTTCGAATGGCCATGCGACCCCGATTTTAATATCTTCAGAGCTACGGTTCAACGCTTGTGCGCGTTCTTCTAGCGGACTTCTCTGTGAAGTACAGCTAGTTAACAGGCAGACGACCATGACAACTACAGCAAGTTTGCTTCCGTGTGTCGACAGGAAACTCCAACATTTTCTCAATGAGAGACGCCCCTTCTATCCTTATTCGTGCTTTTACAGCATGAGTTAAAATAATTGTAGGTCTCTCCGACTAGTAGGGGCAATCAATTCGACTTCAAGTCTGGTTCAAATTTAGTTCAAGTTTATTGAGAGTGTCGAAATATGTTTTGCAAAATGTTGTAAATTCTACTACCCTTAGAAGAAGATGGGGAAAGGGGCGCTTCGTACGGTGAAGACAATTTTAGTTGTCGATGACGACAGAGAGATCAATGAACTGGTTCACATGTCCTTAAGTAGAGAAGGCTATCGTGTCGTCTCTGCATACCATGGCATGGATGTGCTACCGCTTGTTGCAGAGCATAATCCAGATTTGATTGTATTGGATGTCCTGCTTCCGGGAATGGACGGATTCGAGATCTGTCGTGAGCTAAGACGTACGAGTGACATTCCGATCCTATTTGCGAGTTGTAAAAATGAAGATATTGATAAGGTGCTTGGACTGGGGTTAGGTGGAGACGATTACATTGCGAAGCCGTTCAGCCCTGTCGAGCTTGTCGCGAGAGTGAAGGCTCACCTGAGAAGAAGTGCGTTGAGAAGTAAAGACGTCGACGACCAAAGCGCGATTTTGAAATATCCGGGGCTCACGATTGATCCGATCACGCATACAGTATTAGTTGAGGAATCCGCTGTCGCGCTATCGGCCAAAGAATTCAAACTGTTATTTCAGCTTGCTAAAAATCCAAACCGCATCTACAAAAATGATCAACTGTTCAGTCTTCTGTGGGACGAGCAGTTGATTGGAGATCCGCACACTGTAATGGTTCATGTCTATAATCTCCGTAAGAAAATAGAAAGCAACCCCGCGAAGCCGAGATACATTCTGACGATTCGCGGGGTAGGCTATAAGTTTAACCATGCTCCGTAAGCAAAAACGACTTTGGCGTCCTTGGACGCTGAAGTAGCTTTGCGTAGACATATCAGATA is from Candidatus Cohnella colombiensis and encodes:
- a CDS encoding NHLP family bacteriocin export ABC transporter peptidase/permease/ATPase subunit — its product is MTSSNPVSPLDATIQPKKAQHKRVKTPTILQMEAVECGAAALAIVLAYYKSYIPLEELRIECGVSRDGSKASNVLKAARKYGFNAKGYRKEPGDLQTMKFPMIIHWNFNHFLVLEGFRKDKVYLNDPAAGPRIVSMEEFDQSFTGVAITLEPTTEYVRRGSAPSMLESIMSRLKGSKPALTYTVLAGLFLVVPGLVIPTFTKIFIDDILLGHMTDWLIPLLLGMGITALMRTLLTWLQRYYLLRLEMKFSLSSSSRFFWHVLRLPIEFFSQRYSGEVASRVMINDRVAQLLSGDLTVSLINCFLILFYFILMLQYSVVLTLVAVVAAVLNIAFLRYISRKREDQNQKLLQDSGKLSGVSMNGLQLIETLKSNSSESDFFSKWSGYQSKLLNSIQQFSVSNQLLSAVPPLLAGISSVLILGIGGLKVMDGALTIGMLVAFQSLATSFIEPVNQLVQLGGSLQEAKGGLKRLDDVLQYPIDRNTHNEHTSDPAHVSAKLSGTMELRDISYGYNKLEEPLINNFSLTLKPGARVALVGGSGSGKSTVAKLVAGIYEPWSGEILFDEAPRSAIPREVIGHSMAVVDQEIALFEGTIKENLSFWDTSVSEVDLIRAAKDAAIHDSITERSGGYDHQISENGGNFSGGQRQRLEIARALAGNPSILILDEATSALDPATEKHVDDSLRRRGVTCLIVAHRLSTIRDADEIIVMQRGRIAERGTHRQLLDKNGVYAALIQEH
- a CDS encoding NHLP bacteriocin system secretion protein; the encoded protein is MNKNVFRKVALERLSSPEQLDTLVRVTSLRGWLALTGLGLLIAIGLYWGFFGSLSTKLNSQGVLIRPGGLQSVFASSSGSITDIRVKEHDVVAKGDVIARIDQPQLLEQIKQTKAAITELKLSATTDAEAKQQLKAYEVSYSQLLQQYELTSKVVSLYSGRVQEVKINKGGFVQSGSAIATVETIGTNSKNLEAVLYVPIQQGKKLLPGMDVDLSPSSINREEYGFMIGRVISVSEFPATAQGMMVTLGNEGLVQQMAMQGVVLEVRVDLVPDRNTFSGYAWSTLDGPPVTVNSGTLVNGSITVSKRRPIASILPQFK
- a CDS encoding ABC transporter substrate-binding protein, producing the protein MRKCWSFLSTHGSKLAVVVMVVCLLTSCTSQRSPLEERAQALNRSSEDIKIGVAWPFETRNDFFREGLEMALDEVNQQGIWDGTKIQLIQKDDHNSVTEGMSIAQSFAEDHSISAVIGHRSSTVTIPSSQIYENAGLLLLAPAATSPKLTSSNSPLIFRNIPDDSELGRSLALYSLENHFNNIAIYYTDDEYGRGLANAFEDKAKESGLKITDRISGYKDLADLKRIADKWEALGTDLLVFAGIASDGIAVLGDLHKLNVTLPVIGGDGLDTETFAAAGKSIDGSVVASIYRPDGESEVNQAFREKFIQKYGVEPTKWAAQGYDCLHLLVDAIERAHSRLPVDIANQLHSQEAWTGTAGPRSFNSDGSTEQFPIVMKQVRNGTFQYID
- a CDS encoding response regulator transcription factor, which gives rise to MGKGALRTVKTILVVDDDREINELVHMSLSREGYRVVSAYHGMDVLPLVAEHNPDLIVLDVLLPGMDGFEICRELRRTSDIPILFASCKNEDIDKVLGLGLGGDDYIAKPFSPVELVARVKAHLRRSALRSKDVDDQSAILKYPGLTIDPITHTVLVEESAVALSAKEFKLLFQLAKNPNRIYKNDQLFSLLWDEQLIGDPHTVMVHVYNLRKKIESNPAKPRYILTIRGVGYKFNHAP